A single genomic interval of uncultured Pseudodesulfovibrio sp. harbors:
- a CDS encoding ribonuclease HII: MNQGNLIASAHFSPTEIAGVDEAGRGCLAGPVVAGACILPEKYDLPGLNDSKQLTAQKREVLYDLIREQAITWSIGVSWAPEIDKINILEATYQAMGRAVRTLKSQPKFLQIDGNKLIPNYALKLDIPQEYVIKGDGKIPAISAASIMAKTFRDRLMLKIATQFPGYGISKHMGYGTKAHMEAIQKMGPCRHHRMTFRGVKSEEPKQKQATLF; this comes from the coding sequence ATGAATCAGGGAAATTTAATAGCAAGCGCGCATTTTTCGCCGACGGAAATTGCCGGAGTGGACGAAGCTGGGCGTGGTTGTCTGGCTGGTCCGGTGGTTGCCGGGGCGTGCATTCTGCCTGAAAAATATGACCTTCCGGGGCTGAATGACTCCAAGCAATTGACCGCGCAGAAGCGGGAAGTGCTCTATGATTTGATTCGTGAGCAGGCCATAACATGGTCGATCGGCGTTTCCTGGGCACCGGAAATCGACAAAATTAATATCCTTGAAGCCACGTATCAGGCCATGGGGCGGGCCGTCCGAACGCTCAAATCGCAACCCAAATTTCTCCAGATTGACGGTAACAAGCTCATTCCGAATTACGCTCTCAAGCTCGATATCCCGCAGGAATACGTCATCAAGGGTGACGGAAAAATCCCCGCCATCTCTGCCGCGTCCATCATGGCAAAGACATTCCGGGACCGGCTCATGCTCAAAATCGCAACTCAATTTCCCGGGTACGGCATCTCCAAACACATGGGCTACGGCACCAAAGCGCACATGGAAGCCATCCAGAAAATGGGCCCGTGCCGACATCATCGAATGACTTTCCGTGGAGTAAAATCCGAAGAACCAAAGCAGAAACAAGCGACTTTGTTCTAG
- a CDS encoding AMP-binding protein, protein MFAKETYEDYADFCARYKLEAPENFNFSYDVLDKMEPEKTALIHVSDAGERREFNFGFFQETSSRLANSLMKQGVKKGDRVMLVLYRRMEYWTVMLALHRIGALPIPSPSLLTKKDISQRVNYANVTAIICEDSICERVDEAKGDCPNLNLLVQIDGELNEGWHDYETLLSEGATDCPRTADSPGGDDPMVIFFSSGTTGLPKMVLHSFTYPCSHFSTAAHWHDLEDGDIHLTLSETGWAKSVWGKFYGQWMAGATVFVWDFRGKFEPAHLLQIMDENKITTFCAPPTVYRFLVREDLSQYDLSALRHCTTAGELLNDSVFHAWEKAFNIPLYEGYGQTETTLQIATFKFMTPKPGSIGKPVPGWDIQLMDETGQPVPQGEEGEICIRIDKPVLGLFDSYMDEPEKTASVKFDGWYHTGDKAWADEDGYFWFMGRTDDLIKSSGYRIGPFEVESALVAHDSVVEAAVTGVPDDVRGQIVKATIVLAPGYEGNDELTKQLQTFVRELTAPYKYPRIIEYVDDLPKTISGKIKRKEIREADLKKYAK, encoded by the coding sequence ATGTTTGCCAAGGAAACTTACGAGGACTACGCAGATTTCTGCGCGCGATATAAACTGGAAGCCCCTGAGAATTTCAACTTTTCCTACGACGTCCTGGATAAAATGGAGCCGGAAAAAACCGCGCTCATCCACGTCTCCGACGCCGGAGAACGACGCGAATTCAACTTCGGTTTCTTTCAGGAGACATCAAGCAGGCTCGCCAATTCCCTCATGAAACAGGGCGTGAAAAAGGGCGACAGGGTCATGCTGGTGCTGTATCGCCGCATGGAATACTGGACCGTCATGCTCGCCCTGCACCGCATCGGCGCACTGCCGATCCCGTCCCCGTCGCTGCTGACCAAAAAAGACATCTCCCAGCGCGTCAACTATGCCAACGTCACCGCCATCATCTGCGAAGACTCGATCTGCGAACGCGTAGACGAAGCCAAGGGAGATTGTCCGAACCTGAACCTGCTCGTGCAGATCGACGGCGAACTGAATGAAGGCTGGCACGACTACGAAACCCTGCTGTCAGAAGGCGCCACCGACTGTCCGCGCACTGCGGATTCTCCGGGCGGCGATGACCCGATGGTCATCTTCTTTTCCAGCGGAACCACGGGCTTGCCCAAGATGGTGCTGCACTCCTTTACCTACCCGTGCAGCCACTTCTCCACCGCCGCGCACTGGCATGATCTGGAAGACGGCGACATTCACCTGACCCTGTCGGAAACCGGCTGGGCCAAATCCGTATGGGGCAAGTTCTACGGCCAGTGGATGGCCGGGGCCACCGTATTTGTCTGGGATTTCCGGGGCAAATTCGAGCCGGCGCATCTGCTCCAGATCATGGACGAAAACAAGATCACCACCTTCTGCGCGCCGCCCACGGTATACCGTTTCCTCGTCCGCGAAGACCTGTCACAGTACGACCTGTCCGCGCTGCGTCACTGCACCACGGCGGGCGAACTGCTCAACGACTCGGTCTTCCACGCCTGGGAAAAGGCCTTCAACATCCCGCTCTACGAAGGATACGGACAGACTGAAACCACCTTGCAGATCGCTACGTTCAAGTTCATGACGCCCAAACCCGGCTCCATCGGCAAGCCCGTCCCCGGTTGGGACATTCAGCTCATGGACGAGACCGGGCAGCCCGTCCCGCAGGGCGAGGAAGGCGAAATCTGCATCCGCATCGACAAGCCCGTGCTCGGCCTGTTCGACAGCTACATGGATGAGCCGGAAAAGACCGCGTCCGTCAAGTTCGACGGCTGGTATCACACCGGCGACAAGGCATGGGCCGACGAAGACGGCTACTTCTGGTTCATGGGCCGCACAGACGATCTCATCAAGAGTTCCGGCTACCGCATCGGCCCCTTTGAGGTCGAATCCGCACTCGTGGCGCACGATTCCGTTGTCGAAGCCGCTGTCACCGGCGTGCCCGACGACGTCCGCGGCCAGATCGTCAAGGCGACCATCGTGCTCGCTCCCGGCTACGAAGGCAACGACGAGCTGACAAAGCAGCTCCAGACCTTCGTGCGCGAGCTTACAGCGCCCTACAAGTACCCGCGTATAATCGAGTACGTCGACGATCTGCCCAAGACCATCAGCGGCAAGATCAAACGAAAAGAAATACGCGAAGCCGATTTGAAAAAATACGCCAAATAG